A genomic segment from Gracilinanus agilis isolate LMUSP501 chromosome 1, AgileGrace, whole genome shotgun sequence encodes:
- the LOC123230711 gene encoding methyl-CpG-binding domain protein 4-like isoform X1 → MEHSKSIPCGWERIVKQRLSGKTAGKYDVYFISPEGVKLRSKSSLACYLHKSEETSLKPEDFDFRAPPKSNTPSGSPHHIVETQFQVEQNCLSPKQKLRRPHRKEEDVLPPPCRVSQVQDQSNQLSHFTFNHQLQKDANVIDSQNFEKATTTRGSHIKETKKEYRKGHSGCIQQQKKAASSKEAIFIAQDIQLQRPVSSSDNKMSDKNIKETDEEKEPTDKVLASSSYSQMCIAQVASCTENTLCANKVSEYKEKGGRPSVESERTFIETGGKKEHLHADILKCNSEIDSCSSQDEKDLTFVTKLQENIIQRTQVEKRKTSQYFSNKYNKEALSPPRRKLFKKWTPPRSPFNLVQETLFHDPWKLLIATIFLNRTSGKMAIPVLWEFLEKYPSAEVARTADWKEVSELLKPLGLYDLRAKTIIKFSVFPLDEYLTKQWRYPIELHGIGKYGNDSYRIFCVNEWKQVHPEDHKLNKYHDWLWENHEKLSLS, encoded by the exons ccCAGAGGGAGTGAAGCTCAGATCCAAAAGTTCACTTGCATGTTACCTTCACAAAAGTGAAGAGACTTCTCTTAAGCCAGAAGATTTTGACTTCCGGGCTCCTCCCAAGAGCAACACTCCATCAGGATCCCCACATCACATAGTGGAAACACAGTTCCAGGTGGAGCAGAACTGCCTGAGCCCAAAGCAGAAGCTTAGGAGGCCTcacagaaaagaggaagatgtACTTCCACCCCCATGCAGGGTTTCACAGGTACAGGACCAGAGTAATCAACTGTCTCACTTTACTTTCAACCACCAGCTCCAGAAGGATGCTAATGTCATTGACTCTCAAAATTTTGAAAAGGCTACAACTACAAGAGGAAGTCACATTAAAGAAACTAAGAAAGAGTATAGGAAAGGTCATTCTGGTTgcattcaacaacaaaaaaaggcagCATCTAGTAAAGAAGCAATTTTCATTGCACAAGACATTCAGCTCCAGAGACCTGTGAGCAGTTCCGACAACAAAATGAGTGACAAGAACATAAAggagacagatgaagaaaaagaaccaACAGATAAAGTATTGGCTTCAAGCTCTTATTCCCAAATGTGTATTGCACAAGTAGCTTCATGCACAGAAAATACATTATGTGCCAACAAAGTTTCAGAATATAAAGAGAAGGGTGGGCGTCCTTCTGTAGAATCTGAAAGGACCTTTATAGAaactggaggaaagaaggaacattTGCATGCTGACATTTTGAAATGTAATTCTGAAATAGACAGTTGCAGCTCCCAGGATGAAAAAGACTTGACTTTTGTGACGAAGCTTCAAG aaaACATCATCCAGCGAACCCaagtggagaaaaggaaaaccagccaGTATTTCTCTAACAAATACAACAAAGAAG CCCTTAGTCCACCTCGAAGGAAACTGTTTAAAAAGTGGACTCCACCTCGGTCTCCTTTTAATCTTGTCCAAGAAACACTCTTTCATGACCCATGGAAGCTCCTCATCGCTACCATATTTCTCAATAGGACCTCAG GCAAGATGGCAATACCTGTGCTCTGGGAGTTTCTGGAGAAGTATCCTTCTGCTGAGGTGGCAAGAACTGCAGACTGGAAGGAAGTATCTGAACTCCTCAAGCCTCTTGGCCTTTATGATCTTCGAGCCAAAACAATTATCAAATTCTCAG TCTTTCCACTAGATGAATACCTCACGAAACAATGGCGGTACCCAATCGAACTGCACGGGATTGGAAAATACGGCAATGACTCTTACAGGATTTTTTGTGTTAATGAATGGAAACAG gtCCATCCAGAAGAccataagttaaataaatatcaTGACTGGCTctgggaaaatcatgaaaaactcAGCCTTAGTTAA
- the LOC123230711 gene encoding methyl-CpG-binding domain protein 4-like isoform X2: MEHSKSIPCGWERIVKQRLSGKTAGKYDVYFISPEGVKLRSKSSLACYLHKSEETSLKPEDFDFRAPPKSNTPSGSPHHIVETQFQVEQNCLSPKQKLRRPHRKEEDVLPPPCRVSQVQDQSNQLSHFTFNHQLQKDANVIDSQNFEKATTTRGSHIKETKKEYRKGHSGCIQQQKKAASSKEAIFIAQDIQLQRPVSSSDNKMSDKNIKETDEEKEPTDKVLASSSYSQMCIAQVASCTENTLCANKVSEYKEKGGRPSVESERTFIETGGKKEHLHADILKCNSEIDSCSSQDEKDLTFVTKLQENIIQRTQVEKRKTSQYFSNKYNKEALSPPRRKLFKKWTPPRSPFNLVQETLFHDPWKLLIATIFLNRTSGKMAIPVLWEFLEKYPSAEVARTADWKEVSELLKPLGLYDLRAKTIIKFSDEYLTKQWRYPIELHGIGKYGNDSYRIFCVNEWKQVHPEDHKLNKYHDWLWENHEKLSLS, translated from the exons ccCAGAGGGAGTGAAGCTCAGATCCAAAAGTTCACTTGCATGTTACCTTCACAAAAGTGAAGAGACTTCTCTTAAGCCAGAAGATTTTGACTTCCGGGCTCCTCCCAAGAGCAACACTCCATCAGGATCCCCACATCACATAGTGGAAACACAGTTCCAGGTGGAGCAGAACTGCCTGAGCCCAAAGCAGAAGCTTAGGAGGCCTcacagaaaagaggaagatgtACTTCCACCCCCATGCAGGGTTTCACAGGTACAGGACCAGAGTAATCAACTGTCTCACTTTACTTTCAACCACCAGCTCCAGAAGGATGCTAATGTCATTGACTCTCAAAATTTTGAAAAGGCTACAACTACAAGAGGAAGTCACATTAAAGAAACTAAGAAAGAGTATAGGAAAGGTCATTCTGGTTgcattcaacaacaaaaaaaggcagCATCTAGTAAAGAAGCAATTTTCATTGCACAAGACATTCAGCTCCAGAGACCTGTGAGCAGTTCCGACAACAAAATGAGTGACAAGAACATAAAggagacagatgaagaaaaagaaccaACAGATAAAGTATTGGCTTCAAGCTCTTATTCCCAAATGTGTATTGCACAAGTAGCTTCATGCACAGAAAATACATTATGTGCCAACAAAGTTTCAGAATATAAAGAGAAGGGTGGGCGTCCTTCTGTAGAATCTGAAAGGACCTTTATAGAaactggaggaaagaaggaacattTGCATGCTGACATTTTGAAATGTAATTCTGAAATAGACAGTTGCAGCTCCCAGGATGAAAAAGACTTGACTTTTGTGACGAAGCTTCAAG aaaACATCATCCAGCGAACCCaagtggagaaaaggaaaaccagccaGTATTTCTCTAACAAATACAACAAAGAAG CCCTTAGTCCACCTCGAAGGAAACTGTTTAAAAAGTGGACTCCACCTCGGTCTCCTTTTAATCTTGTCCAAGAAACACTCTTTCATGACCCATGGAAGCTCCTCATCGCTACCATATTTCTCAATAGGACCTCAG GCAAGATGGCAATACCTGTGCTCTGGGAGTTTCTGGAGAAGTATCCTTCTGCTGAGGTGGCAAGAACTGCAGACTGGAAGGAAGTATCTGAACTCCTCAAGCCTCTTGGCCTTTATGATCTTCGAGCCAAAACAATTATCAAATTCTCAG ATGAATACCTCACGAAACAATGGCGGTACCCAATCGAACTGCACGGGATTGGAAAATACGGCAATGACTCTTACAGGATTTTTTGTGTTAATGAATGGAAACAG gtCCATCCAGAAGAccataagttaaataaatatcaTGACTGGCTctgggaaaatcatgaaaaactcAGCCTTAGTTAA
- the LOC123230711 gene encoding methyl-CpG-binding domain protein 4-like isoform X3 — protein sequence MEHSKSIPCGWERIVKQRLSGKTAGKYDVYFISPEGVKLRSKSSLACYLHKSEETSLKPEDFDFRAPPKSNTPSGSPHHIVETQFQVEQNCLSPKQKLRRPHRKEEDVLPPPCRVSQVQDQSNQLSHFTFNHQLQKDANVIDSQNFEKATTTRGSHIKETKKEYRKGHSGCIQQQKKAASSKEAIFIAQDIQLQRPVSSSDNKMSDKNIKETDEEKEPTDKVLASSSYSQMCIAQVASCTENTLCANKVSEYKEKGGRPSVESERTFIETGGKKEHLHADILKCNSEIDSCSSQDEKDLTFVTKLQENIIQRTQVEKRKTSQYFSNKYNKEALSPPRRKLFKKWTPPRSPFNLVQETLFHDPWKLLIATIFLNRTSACCSAAAMWATQSTPT from the exons ccCAGAGGGAGTGAAGCTCAGATCCAAAAGTTCACTTGCATGTTACCTTCACAAAAGTGAAGAGACTTCTCTTAAGCCAGAAGATTTTGACTTCCGGGCTCCTCCCAAGAGCAACACTCCATCAGGATCCCCACATCACATAGTGGAAACACAGTTCCAGGTGGAGCAGAACTGCCTGAGCCCAAAGCAGAAGCTTAGGAGGCCTcacagaaaagaggaagatgtACTTCCACCCCCATGCAGGGTTTCACAGGTACAGGACCAGAGTAATCAACTGTCTCACTTTACTTTCAACCACCAGCTCCAGAAGGATGCTAATGTCATTGACTCTCAAAATTTTGAAAAGGCTACAACTACAAGAGGAAGTCACATTAAAGAAACTAAGAAAGAGTATAGGAAAGGTCATTCTGGTTgcattcaacaacaaaaaaaggcagCATCTAGTAAAGAAGCAATTTTCATTGCACAAGACATTCAGCTCCAGAGACCTGTGAGCAGTTCCGACAACAAAATGAGTGACAAGAACATAAAggagacagatgaagaaaaagaaccaACAGATAAAGTATTGGCTTCAAGCTCTTATTCCCAAATGTGTATTGCACAAGTAGCTTCATGCACAGAAAATACATTATGTGCCAACAAAGTTTCAGAATATAAAGAGAAGGGTGGGCGTCCTTCTGTAGAATCTGAAAGGACCTTTATAGAaactggaggaaagaaggaacattTGCATGCTGACATTTTGAAATGTAATTCTGAAATAGACAGTTGCAGCTCCCAGGATGAAAAAGACTTGACTTTTGTGACGAAGCTTCAAG aaaACATCATCCAGCGAACCCaagtggagaaaaggaaaaccagccaGTATTTCTCTAACAAATACAACAAAGAAG CCCTTAGTCCACCTCGAAGGAAACTGTTTAAAAAGTGGACTCCACCTCGGTCTCCTTTTAATCTTGTCCAAGAAACACTCTTTCATGACCCATGGAAGCTCCTCATCGCTACCATATTTCTCAATAGGACCTCAG CTTGTTGTTCCGCAGCAGCCATGTGGGCCACCCAGTCAACACCAACATGA